A region of Selenomonadales bacterium 4137-cl DNA encodes the following proteins:
- a CDS encoding histidine kinase, whose protein sequence is MLTGFDMRTLIAVLVVGHVVSLALLLADFNYGRTQAGERLFVLGRLSQLVGLVLVGLRGEISGVMSLLLGNSLVMTGQAMESMAWVSLKNTMTRKWWLFYGLSLAVIMACIWNVPFALSRTVRMSVPMVLQSAFLLIPGLQLAFSRTGSSPTQKVIGSLYIVGFLAALWRHQYIMGLDRYRLFMTDLPHSAFFVVLIFLLVAGSQGYILIKKEVLNKELEESNRNLQREKEAAAFYEAELRKHQVERAELKALQAQIKPHFLQNTLGAIGHFCRVDSAKAQQLLRDLAAYLRGTFELTADCVPLAEEMKVVRAYLDIESVRLGPRLDVRCELEGDLSVCMIPPFTLQPLVENAVRHGIAPRREGGVIRISIRETDDGFVVAVEDDGVGMPGDLLHHFSSGSFETRRDGLGLGLFSVDRRLRSMFGEGLKVVGAGGLGTRVSFFVPRRANCRMEGTGSNA, encoded by the coding sequence ATGCTCACTGGTTTTGATATGCGCACATTGATAGCGGTGCTGGTCGTAGGGCATGTTGTTTCGCTGGCTTTGTTGCTTGCTGATTTCAATTATGGACGGACCCAAGCAGGAGAGCGGCTTTTCGTTCTTGGCAGGTTGTCTCAGTTGGTTGGCCTGGTGCTGGTCGGACTGCGAGGCGAAATTTCTGGCGTTATGTCGTTGCTTTTAGGCAACTCCTTGGTAATGACCGGCCAGGCGATGGAATCGATGGCCTGGGTTTCGTTGAAGAACACGATGACCAGGAAATGGTGGCTATTCTACGGGCTTTCCCTGGCGGTAATTATGGCCTGCATATGGAATGTGCCGTTCGCTTTAAGCCGGACGGTCAGGATGTCCGTGCCGATGGTGCTGCAGAGTGCGTTTCTTCTGATACCCGGACTGCAGCTCGCTTTTTCCCGAACGGGATCGTCGCCGACGCAAAAGGTTATCGGCAGCCTGTATATAGTGGGTTTTTTGGCTGCGTTGTGGCGGCACCAGTATATCATGGGTTTGGATAGATACCGTCTTTTTATGACCGATCTTCCGCATAGCGCCTTTTTTGTGGTTTTGATCTTTCTGCTGGTGGCCGGAAGCCAGGGATATATTTTGATCAAGAAGGAAGTTCTCAATAAAGAGCTTGAAGAAAGCAACCGAAATTTGCAGCGGGAAAAAGAGGCGGCGGCTTTCTATGAAGCCGAGCTCAGGAAGCACCAGGTGGAACGAGCGGAATTAAAGGCGCTGCAGGCGCAAATCAAACCGCATTTCCTGCAGAATACGCTCGGGGCAATCGGACATTTCTGCCGGGTGGACTCTGCGAAAGCCCAGCAATTATTGCGCGATCTGGCGGCCTATCTGCGCGGCACCTTTGAGCTGACGGCGGATTGTGTACCGCTGGCGGAGGAAATGAAGGTTGTCCGGGCCTACCTGGATATCGAGTCGGTTCGGTTAGGACCCCGCCTTGACGTCAGGTGCGAATTGGAAGGCGACCTGTCTGTCTGCATGATTCCTCCCTTTACCCTTCAGCCGCTCGTGGAGAACGCCGTGCGTCATGGCATTGCACCCCGGCGGGAAGGCGGTGTCATCAGAATAAGCATCCGGGAGACAGACGACGGTTTTGTTGTAGCGGTGGAAGATGACGGGGTAGGTATGCCTGGCGATCTTCTGCACCATTTTAGCAGTGGCAGTTTCGAAACCAGGCGCGACGGATTGGGGCTCGGCTTGTTCAGCGTCGACCGACGTCTGAGGAGCATGTTCGGCGAAGGGCTGAAGGTGGTAGGAGCGGGCGGGCTGGGAACCCGTGTTTCCTTCTTTGTTCCCAGACGGGCTAACTGCCGGATGGAGGGGACCGGATCGAATGCTTAA
- a CDS encoding LytTR family DNA-binding domain-containing protein — MLKVMIVDDEAWALEELQDILGGHCTVAGAFDDPVEAVEGVARLEPDVVFLDIEMPEMNGFQAAGEILARRPQTGLVFATAYSQYAAKAFDLEAIDYLLKPFDPARVVQSLKRIEKRFALEGRYQSRGLSLAVHRELGGMKLSQVWLSDNGLLRMIPVASIDACFVRKADRHATVIASGAAYRSSYGLQEFMAQCDAKLIRCHRSCYVRPASVCSLKTGKDRTLWLRLCDWPEELPVSRQYRDDIFNELDMKKVRDRGST, encoded by the coding sequence ATGCTTAAAGTGATGATTGTTGACGATGAAGCCTGGGCGTTGGAAGAGTTACAGGATATTTTGGGCGGCCACTGCACCGTCGCCGGCGCGTTTGACGATCCGGTCGAGGCTGTCGAAGGGGTGGCGAGGCTTGAGCCTGATGTGGTCTTCCTCGACATCGAGATGCCCGAAATGAACGGGTTTCAAGCGGCCGGGGAGATTTTGGCCCGCCGTCCCCAGACCGGGCTGGTCTTTGCCACCGCTTACAGCCAATACGCCGCGAAGGCCTTCGATCTGGAGGCTATCGATTACCTGTTGAAACCGTTCGATCCCGCCAGGGTGGTTCAGTCCCTGAAGCGGATTGAAAAACGCTTTGCCCTGGAAGGGCGGTACCAGTCCCGTGGTCTTTCGCTAGCAGTACACAGGGAACTGGGCGGTATGAAGCTATCGCAGGTGTGGTTGTCAGACAACGGACTGTTAAGGATGATTCCGGTCGCCAGTATCGATGCCTGTTTTGTCAGAAAAGCCGACCGCCACGCTACCGTCATCGCCAGTGGAGCGGCTTACCGCAGCAGTTATGGGCTGCAGGAGTTTATGGCTCAATGCGATGCGAAGCTGATTCGTTGTCATCGCAGTTGCTATGTCCGTCCCGCCAGCGTGTGTTCGTTGAAGACGGGGAAAGATCGGACGCTGTGGCTGCGGCTTTGTGATTGGCCGGAGGAACTGCCGGTCAGCCGCCAGTATCGGGATGATATTTTCAATGAACTGGACATGAAAAAAGTCCGGGATAGAGGTTCGACTTAG
- a CDS encoding autotransporter strand-loop-strand O-heptosyltransferase has translation MSGTRIVDQENVNQAATQNPERTRTEVRGGPAGDQPGRKPYFVIDPGPLTCKTDIAGLEFDFNYGLRIKVPEGDWRVRFTDRDAGVTLYDARASNAFVTSAKKYYVNFGLEIYRADKLIFSHDFSLKGKKVLVKFPVGTLGDVIAWFPYAQVFKHTHDCLVYVAMDKNLTDIFVPAYPELIFVGPDERPEGLYATYYMGIFFPCDDRVHQPVDFRITGLQKTIPHLLGLEPVEVRPIAAPRNLERVIAEPYVCIASQSTTQAKYWNNPTGLLNTIKHLKDKGYRVLCIDREICHGAGSRWNTIPYGAEDFTGNRPLQERVDLLYHADFFVGLSSGLSWLAWAVGKPVVLISGFTLPLNEFYTPYRVINYHACNGCWNDGAIEFVHDDFEWCPRHKHTDRQYECTRLITADKVCRVIDQLMADHGFDPKPGRE, from the coding sequence ATGAGCGGCACCCGGATTGTTGACCAGGAAAACGTAAACCAGGCGGCGACGCAAAACCCGGAGCGGACCCGAACCGAGGTCCGGGGCGGGCCGGCTGGCGACCAACCGGGGAGGAAGCCCTACTTTGTCATCGACCCCGGCCCGCTGACCTGCAAGACGGATATCGCGGGCCTGGAATTCGACTTCAATTACGGCCTGCGGATTAAGGTTCCCGAAGGCGACTGGCGAGTCAGGTTTACTGATCGCGACGCCGGCGTCACACTGTATGACGCCAGGGCCTCGAACGCCTTCGTCACCAGCGCCAAGAAATACTACGTCAACTTCGGCCTGGAAATCTACCGTGCGGACAAGCTGATTTTCAGCCACGACTTCAGCCTGAAGGGCAAAAAGGTCCTCGTCAAATTCCCGGTGGGCACCCTTGGCGATGTCATCGCCTGGTTCCCCTACGCCCAGGTTTTTAAGCACACCCACGATTGCCTGGTTTACGTCGCCATGGATAAAAATCTGACCGACATATTCGTCCCCGCCTACCCGGAACTGATTTTCGTCGGCCCGGATGAGCGGCCGGAAGGGCTGTACGCAACCTACTACATGGGCATCTTCTTCCCCTGCGACGATCGCGTCCACCAGCCGGTGGACTTTCGGATCACCGGCTTGCAGAAGACTATCCCCCACCTGCTTGGCCTGGAACCGGTGGAGGTGAGGCCGATCGCCGCACCCCGTAATCTGGAGCGGGTCATCGCGGAGCCCTATGTCTGCATCGCCAGCCAATCGACCACCCAAGCCAAGTATTGGAACAACCCCACCGGCTTGCTGAACACGATAAAGCACCTGAAGGACAAAGGTTACCGGGTGCTGTGTATCGACCGGGAAATCTGCCACGGGGCAGGCAGCCGCTGGAACACCATCCCCTACGGGGCGGAGGACTTCACCGGCAACCGGCCGCTGCAGGAAAGGGTCGACCTCCTGTACCACGCCGACTTCTTCGTCGGCCTGTCCAGCGGCCTGTCATGGCTGGCGTGGGCAGTGGGCAAGCCAGTCGTTCTCATCAGCGGCTTCACGCTGCCTTTGAACGAGTTTTACACCCCTTACCGGGTGATCAATTACCATGCGTGCAACGGCTGCTGGAACGACGGGGCGATCGAGTTCGTCCACGACGACTTCGAGTGGTGCCCGCGCCACAAGCACACCGACCGCCAGTACGAGTGCACCCGCCTGATAACCGCCGACAAGGTCTGCCGGGTTATCGACCAGCTGATGGCTGACCACGGATTCGACCCTAAACCGGGGAGGGAGTAG
- a CDS encoding autotransporter outer membrane beta-barrel domain-containing protein gives MKRTRGTRLSRRQKLSILMACVNSFNSAAPLAPPLAAAVAEIPVPRRETVAAFLATSFNRGGQVLDSLLFTTAYAAFTPVVNDGDNVSGETVASGTQVVSGGTATLTTVSNGGTQTVSGGTVASTTIAGSGYTSAYQVVYGGTVTSTTLNSRGVQRVAGGSVTSTTVNYYATQSVGSGGTATLTTVNSGGLLRIDAGGSVTGATLEAGYWLWTDTSATLSGTDDQGRAVTIIGGTATNVSLNDVASLYVLSGHQANSTTVKGLGMMYVADGGAASATTLNGGVQYVDADGTVTATTINSGGRQELWGGTATLTTVNSLGAQTVSAGATASLTTVYRGGTQVVSDGAAYLTTVESGGLQLMDGGRVTSTTVNSGGKQYIYGGTATGTTVSSGGTQSVLGGSAQAIDTTLAGGTQDVYGSATSTYIGAGGLQKVSGTVSSTTVYAAGVQNLSSVGKAFVTFVSSGGTQNVSSGGTATTTSVGDGGVQNVSGGGRASATVVSSGGTQSISGGGRAAGTTVMGGGVLAIAAGGSATGATLSAGYVLQADTSAILTAGSARISGGTATSITLNSGGWLNVLTGQRANSTTVNAGGTQTVLGIASVTTVNDGGTQVVSGGTASLTAVSGGIQIVSGGTAVATTVGMGWQVVRGGTASATTVGAGGRQVVSGGAARAITVSSGGVQIVSAGVADATTVSSGGALVVAAGASVTGATLYDGYVLQANTSASLAAGSVTITGGTATGVTLNSGGSLIILNGQRASSTTVIAGGIQTIYGGGMASGTVINSGGLEEVYTGGSAVGTTIAGGTQEVYGVVAGTIITSDGTQNIYSGGTATDTTIYACVQNVSSGAAALGTVINSGGTQNVLSSGTATSTTVYSGGLQYVASGGTAADTTVSGGTMNIAAGAVVCGTTSLRRGVVALIGDGSYAITALAANGGTVKLAAGTNVGRNLTIDNLSGSARFAINTDLAASTADKITIGSATGGTANTVQVAYDPAFLTGVVATGSATFATVSGGNTSFTAEASEYGAYTYTPLIASASSGTTTTWAITALTTGGESETVRTAGDAAACGMLLWRTENNNLAKRMGELRSAQGEAGTWLRSYRGAQEVAGGGGRTARQQYTALQGGWDRRISQGTGVVFIGYAAGYMEGSSAYSRGRGDTSGFSAGLYRSWLGEDGHYLDFIAKVGRLKNNYASYLNDAGGTRVEGDYASWGTSISAEYGFREQFKSGWYLEPQAELTFSRINGAGYTASDGTSVRNDAIDSFVGRIGLAAGRSVGAANYYAKVSVAREFSAKGGIKAASGGLPPVYLGRDLKENWLEVALGLTGKLGKKADGYFEVSRTTGDKARTPWQLNLGARWNF, from the coding sequence GTGAAGAGAACGAGAGGAACAAGGCTGAGCCGCCGGCAGAAGCTGTCCATCCTAATGGCTTGCGTCAACAGCTTTAACAGTGCCGCTCCGCTGGCCCCGCCCCTGGCGGCGGCTGTGGCGGAGATCCCTGTGCCCCGGCGGGAGACGGTGGCTGCGTTTTTGGCCACCAGTTTCAACCGCGGCGGTCAGGTGCTGGACAGCTTGCTGTTTACCACGGCGTACGCCGCGTTCACGCCGGTGGTGAACGACGGGGACAACGTGAGCGGGGAAACGGTTGCCAGCGGTACGCAGGTGGTTTCGGGCGGTACGGCGACGCTGACGACGGTGAGCAATGGCGGCACGCAGACGGTGTCGGGCGGCACGGTGGCGTCGACCACGATCGCCGGCAGCGGCTACACCTCCGCGTATCAGGTTGTTTACGGCGGAACGGTGACGTCGACGACGCTTAACAGCCGCGGAGTGCAGCGGGTGGCGGGCGGGTCGGTGACGTCGACGACGGTCAACTATTACGCCACGCAGTCGGTGGGGAGCGGGGGGACGGCGACGTTGACGACAGTCAACAGCGGCGGTCTCCTGAGGATCGATGCCGGCGGCAGCGTAACCGGGGCAACCCTGGAGGCGGGTTATTGGCTATGGACCGACACCAGCGCCACACTCAGCGGGACGGATGACCAGGGCCGCGCCGTGACCATCATCGGCGGCACCGCCACCAACGTCTCACTGAACGATGTCGCCAGCCTATACGTGTTGTCCGGCCATCAGGCGAACTCGACGACCGTCAAAGGTTTGGGAATGATGTATGTGGCGGACGGTGGTGCGGCGAGCGCGACGACACTGAACGGCGGGGTTCAGTATGTGGATGCGGACGGCACCGTGACCGCGACAACGATCAACAGCGGCGGCAGGCAGGAACTGTGGGGCGGCACGGCGACGCTGACGACCGTGAACAGCCTCGGCGCGCAGACGGTGTCTGCCGGCGCGACGGCGTCGCTGACGACGGTTTACCGCGGCGGAACCCAGGTTGTATCGGACGGCGCGGCGTACCTGACGACGGTGGAGAGCGGCGGGCTGCAGTTGATGGACGGCGGCAGAGTGACGTCGACGACGGTGAACAGCGGCGGCAAGCAGTACATTTACGGCGGCACGGCTACGGGAACGACGGTGAGCAGCGGCGGAACGCAGTCGGTTCTGGGCGGGTCCGCCCAGGCCATAGATACGACGCTTGCCGGCGGTACTCAGGATGTGTATGGCAGCGCGACGAGCACGTATATAGGCGCCGGCGGCCTCCAGAAGGTGTCGGGCACCGTTTCGAGCACGACGGTGTACGCCGCGGGCGTACAAAATCTGTCCAGCGTCGGCAAGGCGTTCGTGACGTTCGTGTCGTCCGGCGGCACGCAGAACGTGTCCAGCGGCGGTACGGCGACCACCACGAGTGTGGGCGACGGCGGCGTGCAGAACGTGTCCGGCGGCGGCCGGGCTTCGGCAACGGTGGTGTCGTCCGGCGGCACGCAGAGCATTTCCGGCGGCGGCCGGGCGGCAGGCACGACGGTGATGGGCGGCGGCGTACTGGCGATCGCGGCCGGGGGGAGCGCCACGGGGGCGACTCTGTCGGCGGGCTATGTCCTGCAGGCCGACACCAGCGCCATCCTGACTGCCGGCAGCGCAAGAATTTCGGGCGGTACCGCCACCAGCATTACGCTCAATAGCGGCGGCTGGCTCAACGTGCTAACCGGGCAGCGGGCCAATTCGACGACGGTGAATGCCGGCGGCACGCAGACTGTGCTGGGGATCGCGTCCGTGACGACGGTGAACGACGGCGGCACGCAGGTCGTGTCGGGCGGTACGGCGAGTTTGACGGCGGTCAGCGGCGGTATCCAGATCGTGAGCGGCGGGACGGCGGTTGCGACGACGGTCGGCATGGGCTGGCAGGTGGTGCGGGGCGGGACGGCGAGCGCGACGACGGTGGGCGCCGGCGGCCGGCAGGTGGTGTCGGGCGGGGCGGCAAGAGCGATAACGGTCAGCTCCGGCGGCGTCCAGATCGTGAGCGCCGGCGTGGCGGACGCGACAACGGTCAGCTCCGGCGGGGCTCTGGTGGTTGCGGCCGGCGCCAGCGTCACCGGCGCTACCCTTTACGACGGTTATGTGCTGCAGGCCAACACGAGCGCCAGCCTCGCCGCGGGCAGCGTGACGATCACGGGCGGCACCGCTACGGGCGTCACGCTGAACAGCGGTGGTTCGCTGATTATACTTAACGGTCAGCGGGCGAGTTCCACGACGGTGATCGCAGGCGGCATCCAGACGATATATGGCGGCGGTATGGCATCCGGCACTGTCATAAATTCCGGCGGCCTAGAAGAGGTTTACACCGGAGGCAGCGCCGTCGGTACCACCATCGCCGGCGGGACTCAGGAGGTGTACGGCGTCGTAGCGGGCACCATCATCACCAGCGACGGCACCCAAAACATTTACAGCGGCGGCACGGCTACTGATACCACCATTTATGCCTGCGTTCAGAACGTCTCTTCCGGCGCCGCAGCCTTAGGTACGGTGATAAATTCCGGCGGCACCCAGAATGTGTTGTCCAGCGGCACCGCAACATCCACCACCGTGTATTCAGGCGGCCTTCAGTATGTGGCGAGCGGTGGCACGGCCGCTGACACCACGGTGAGCGGCGGAACGATGAATATCGCGGCCGGCGCGGTGGTCTGCGGCACCACGAGTCTGCGCCGCGGCGTCGTCGCTCTCATCGGTGACGGCAGCTACGCCATCACCGCGCTCGCGGCTAATGGCGGTACGGTTAAACTTGCCGCCGGCACCAATGTCGGCCGCAACCTCACGATAGACAACCTATCCGGATCGGCTAGATTTGCCATCAACACCGACCTGGCCGCCAGTACGGCTGATAAGATCACCATAGGCTCAGCCACCGGCGGGACGGCCAACACGGTGCAGGTGGCTTACGACCCTGCCTTTCTCACGGGCGTCGTCGCCACCGGGTCGGCCACCTTTGCGACGGTGTCGGGCGGCAACACCAGCTTTACGGCGGAGGCCAGCGAATACGGCGCTTATACTTATACCCCGCTGATCGCTTCGGCCAGCTCGGGCACTACCACCACCTGGGCAATCACCGCTCTGACGACGGGCGGCGAAAGCGAGACGGTGCGCACGGCGGGCGACGCCGCCGCCTGCGGCATGCTGCTGTGGCGGACGGAAAACAACAACCTGGCGAAGCGCATGGGCGAACTAAGAAGCGCTCAAGGCGAAGCCGGCACGTGGCTCAGGAGTTACCGGGGGGCGCAGGAGGTCGCCGGCGGCGGGGGGAGAACGGCTAGGCAGCAGTACACCGCTCTCCAGGGAGGCTGGGACCGGAGGATAAGCCAGGGTACCGGGGTGGTGTTCATCGGTTACGCCGCCGGGTACATGGAAGGCAGTAGCGCCTACAGCCGGGGCCGCGGCGACACAAGCGGCTTTTCGGCGGGGCTGTATCGCAGCTGGCTGGGCGAGGATGGCCACTATCTTGACTTCATCGCCAAGGTGGGCAGGCTCAAGAATAACTACGCCAGCTACCTAAACGACGCGGGCGGCACCAGGGTCGAAGGCGACTATGCAAGCTGGGGGACCAGTATTTCGGCCGAATACGGCTTCCGCGAACAGTTTAAGAGCGGCTGGTATCTGGAGCCACAGGCAGAGCTGACTTTTAGCCGGATAAACGGCGCCGGCTACACGGCCAGCGACGGGACGAGCGTCAGGAACGACGCCATCGACTCGTTCGTCGGTCGGATCGGCCTGGCGGCGGGGCGGAGCGTGGGTGCGGCCAACTACTACGCCAAGGTGTCGGTGGCGAGAGAGTTTTCCGCCAAGGGCGGGATAAAGGCCGCCAGCGGTGGCCTGCCGCCTGTCTATCTAGGCCGGGACCTAAAGGAAAACTGGCTGGAAGTCGCTCTGGGGCTGACGGGTAAGCTGGGTAAGAAGGCCGACGGATACTTCGAGGTCAGTCGCACGACGGGCGATAAGGCCAGAACCCCTTGGCAGCTCAACTTGGGAGCCAGGTGGAACTTCTAG
- a CDS encoding histidine kinase N-terminal 7TM domain-containing protein has translation MAYLLIAAVFEALAVYLFQFRKIPGAMMLVFCQICKGIWIAARAFCSMSPDLPTKLLWARFAEWAPLLLIYFWFEFILEVSQQKGRLTTALKYAVRGITAALVAIIGFDSSLGWYYGPVSLTGNVLTIAFGPAAWVTMVFCYALNVVCILISLGWIYRTKGLRRQQAIALSVTPVFNFVGSMVGYASNFQAVPPQVIGLLLSAIYVTWVFYRWRVYSILPLAQDAVTKSMIDGLMVVDEKGYIVDMNPAAQAILAGLPAAVGGKFVYVAEAWPALAEAVAVPDGGEASRGQDESRFYHISTIPLATPQGDPLGRTLVFKDITQRKRDQQRLLESEKALAILTERERLGRELHDAQGQFPAYVKTHTQAVRLLLQKGRDEEADRHLSRLADAADEAFADVRESIASLKTASGEWDFFKNLAVWLSRFEKSSGIATEYSGPESRPAKWIAPAAEVQLLRIVQEVMVNTRKHSGAGRAEVVISTSDERLTLTIADNGQGFDTGQSKNGGYGLRIIGERAAEIGGSLEIRSATGQGTTVTVVVPLFRATRKAAQ, from the coding sequence TTGGCATACCTACTGATAGCCGCCGTGTTCGAGGCATTAGCGGTCTATCTTTTTCAGTTCCGCAAAATTCCCGGCGCCATGATGCTGGTGTTCTGCCAGATATGCAAGGGCATTTGGATCGCGGCCAGGGCTTTTTGCAGTATGAGCCCGGACCTGCCGACGAAGCTCTTATGGGCGAGATTCGCGGAATGGGCGCCGCTGCTGCTGATTTATTTCTGGTTCGAGTTCATCCTGGAGGTCAGTCAGCAGAAAGGCCGGCTGACAACAGCGCTTAAGTACGCCGTCAGGGGAATAACCGCCGCCCTGGTGGCGATTATCGGGTTCGACAGCTCGCTGGGCTGGTATTACGGGCCGGTGTCGCTGACGGGAAATGTTCTGACAATCGCGTTTGGACCGGCGGCTTGGGTGACGATGGTCTTTTGCTACGCCCTTAATGTCGTGTGCATTTTGATTTCGTTGGGCTGGATCTACCGCACCAAGGGGCTAAGACGGCAGCAGGCGATCGCGCTGTCGGTGACGCCGGTATTCAATTTTGTCGGCAGTATGGTAGGCTACGCTTCAAATTTCCAGGCGGTGCCGCCCCAGGTTATTGGACTGCTGCTGTCGGCGATCTATGTGACCTGGGTGTTTTACCGGTGGCGGGTATATAGCATTCTGCCGCTGGCCCAGGATGCGGTGACCAAGAGCATGATCGACGGCCTGATGGTAGTGGACGAAAAAGGGTACATAGTAGATATGAATCCGGCGGCGCAGGCGATTTTAGCCGGTCTGCCGGCGGCGGTGGGCGGCAAGTTTGTGTACGTCGCTGAGGCTTGGCCGGCGCTGGCCGAGGCAGTAGCCGTCCCCGATGGCGGCGAGGCGTCCCGCGGGCAGGATGAGAGCCGGTTTTACCATATCAGCACGATCCCGTTGGCGACGCCGCAGGGTGACCCGCTAGGCAGGACGCTGGTTTTTAAGGATATAACCCAGCGGAAGCGGGACCAGCAAAGGCTGCTGGAAAGCGAGAAGGCGCTGGCTATCCTAACGGAACGGGAACGGCTGGGGCGGGAATTGCACGATGCTCAGGGCCAGTTTCCCGCCTATGTTAAAACCCATACGCAGGCGGTCAGACTTTTGCTGCAAAAAGGGCGGGACGAAGAGGCCGACAGGCACCTGTCGCGTTTGGCTGACGCCGCCGATGAGGCCTTCGCCGACGTGCGCGAATCGATTGCCAGTCTGAAGACTGCCAGCGGAGAATGGGATTTCTTCAAAAACCTGGCGGTGTGGCTTAGCCGGTTCGAGAAAAGCTCGGGTATTGCGACCGAATACAGCGGGCCGGAGTCCCGGCCAGCCAAGTGGATTGCACCGGCGGCCGAGGTGCAGCTGCTGAGGATTGTCCAGGAGGTGATGGTCAACACCAGGAAGCACTCCGGCGCCGGGAGGGCCGAAGTGGTTATTTCGACCAGTGATGAGAGACTGACGTTGACAATCGCCGATAACGGTCAGGGCTTTGACACCGGGCAAAGCAAAAATGGCGGGTATGGCCTCAGGATTATCGGCGAAAGAGCGGCGGAAATCGGCGGCAGTCTTGAGATACGGTCGGCTACCGGCCAGGGAACGACGGTGACTGTCGTCGTTCCGCTGTTCCGGGCGACGAGAAAGGCAGCGCAATGA
- a CDS encoding response regulator transcription factor, protein MRILIVDDHPLFIDGLQALLEAGEMTVVGTARDGASAVAAVRELRPDVVLMDLQMPGCDGLTATRLIKCEFPAIKIVILTMNDDEQALFEAMKNGAAGFLLKNLETTEFLGLLDEVAKGETVFSPGLADRLLKEFVPGKGGGPANGEAGRKHLTPRQEKVLTLIAEGLTYKQVAERLGVSDRTVKFHMTEILERLQLENRAQAIAYAVQANLTSTEE, encoded by the coding sequence ATGAGGATACTGATTGTTGACGATCATCCGTTATTTATCGACGGCTTGCAGGCACTCCTGGAGGCGGGCGAAATGACGGTGGTGGGCACGGCCCGTGACGGGGCGTCCGCCGTGGCCGCGGTGCGCGAGCTGCGGCCGGACGTGGTGCTGATGGATCTCCAGATGCCGGGCTGTGACGGCTTGACCGCCACCCGCCTGATAAAATGCGAGTTTCCGGCGATAAAAATCGTCATATTGACGATGAATGACGACGAGCAAGCCTTGTTCGAGGCGATGAAGAACGGCGCGGCCGGCTTTTTGCTCAAGAACCTGGAGACGACGGAATTTCTCGGGCTGCTGGACGAGGTGGCCAAAGGGGAAACGGTCTTTTCTCCCGGTCTCGCCGACCGGCTGCTGAAGGAGTTTGTCCCCGGCAAAGGGGGAGGGCCGGCAAACGGGGAGGCCGGGCGAAAGCATCTGACGCCGCGGCAGGAGAAAGTTTTGACGCTTATCGCCGAGGGCCTGACTTATAAGCAGGTGGCCGAACGGCTCGGCGTCAGCGACCGCACCGTGAAGTTTCACATGACCGAGATTTTGGAACGGCTGCAGCTGGAAAACCGGGCCCAGGCAATCGCCTATGCGGTGCAGGCTAACTTGACCAGTACAGAAGAATAA